A section of the Mycoplasmopsis synoviae ATCC 25204 genome encodes:
- a CDS encoding MAG0490 family ComEA-like DNA-binding protein — MFNSDQSSLSKNFNDKVYFYNVTGAVRNGKNIKSLKPLTYRELFFHAQANSYADFSSFNLDEIAPEKSEVYIPFKNYKLNWKNLKSENQLIAFKISSKQAKAIVKFREKNPVNVTWEKLLNISSVGIKTIEKLKTFLILN; from the coding sequence ATGTTCAATAGCGATCAAAGCAGCCTTAGTAAAAACTTTAACGATAAAGTTTATTTTTATAATGTAACTGGCGCAGTTAGAAACGGTAAAAATATCAAAAGCTTAAAACCGCTTACTTATCGGGAATTATTTTTCCACGCGCAGGCTAATTCTTATGCTGACTTTTCAAGTTTTAATTTAGATGAAATAGCGCCTGAAAAATCTGAAGTTTATATACCTTTTAAAAACTACAAGCTCAATTGAAAAAATCTAAAATCAGAAAACCAATTAATAGCTTTTAAAATATCTAGCAAGCAAGCTAAAGCTATTGTTAAATTTAGAGAAAAAAATCCAGTAAATGTAACTTGAGAAAAACTTTTAAATATTTCTTCAGTTGGAATAAAAACGATTGAAAAATTAAAAACGTTTTTAATTCTGAATTAA
- a CDS encoding putative immunoglobulin-blocking virulence protein yields MNKVKKKKLIILFGFSSAILTSAAGISFGVTQLSQAYNSNQQIIAINRSRSFNLITAKAIKNSTEFNTDLNLEELKEEDKVPIQEIEEVPKPIEEVKKEEPPKVVAPKVELPQSENPPLLSSAGSIVDLNSIKPTVSEKSDWNKPTGQRLSVALQQQAREAIGKAQKAFNDVFSKLKVNPDGTAEFTKAQKEELADSLGVPADKKEWFFKMFLKNFEEGNQITDMYGMLSRDPSTAKTNREMFLHAINNVDFDFYFSINNIPYIKWEYGNDITIGGRPPSDAENVVVQHQINLNKKRFLSSDSKWRRYSPQMIADSDYFGWTQTDITSEVTSRVTLPSTDGIKISKYVANSDNAVATDKTTPRYALTLDASNTRGYSDVIRNLQTLNAAGYKIEVFNVKRIGHQKNQDFSAVFRAMPDTIKLLNLFFDDTNTDSLVGLKGKRIESLGLWTTKNQLDENWGIDPFLLKDVEEIEFDYQNSQSGDYPRGAEIAGSIIFSRLRFDKSDTLPEIQKGLDVALIEKADQRAFQGYFGAGSWPSELDFTNHPNIKTLQGLKFGPKNDLVFKKLYLYNNSFNFNLTADQLSKSGFHHLLFRTEPSKHAEIHFSNETRVNQYQLYISGDASQMTGKWIPEFQGLLYAGQKTFIKTIYVDNQEMVNRLNDSRVPSLYGFSVVVKPAGYTGNESSADLDFSS; encoded by the coding sequence ATGAATAAAGTTAAAAAGAAAAAATTAATTATATTATTTGGTTTTTCTAGCGCGATACTAACGTCAGCTGCTGGAATTTCTTTTGGTGTAACTCAGCTTTCACAAGCTTATAATTCAAATCAACAAATAATAGCAATTAATAGAAGTAGAAGCTTTAATTTAATTACTGCTAAAGCGATTAAAAATTCAACCGAATTTAATACCGATTTAAATTTAGAAGAGCTCAAAGAAGAAGACAAAGTTCCAATTCAAGAAATTGAAGAAGTTCCTAAGCCAATTGAAGAAGTCAAAAAAGAAGAACCTCCTAAAGTTGTAGCTCCAAAAGTAGAACTACCACAGTCTGAAAATCCACCGCTGCTATCATCAGCGGGTTCTATTGTTGACTTAAATTCAATAAAACCTACAGTTAGCGAAAAAAGTGATTGAAATAAACCAACCGGTCAAAGGCTAAGCGTCGCTCTTCAACAGCAAGCTCGTGAAGCTATTGGAAAAGCTCAAAAAGCATTTAACGATGTTTTCTCTAAATTAAAAGTAAATCCTGATGGAACAGCAGAATTCACTAAAGCGCAAAAAGAAGAACTTGCAGATTCACTAGGAGTTCCAGCCGACAAAAAAGAATGATTCTTTAAAATGTTTCTAAAAAACTTTGAAGAAGGAAATCAAATTACAGATATGTATGGCATGCTTAGTAGAGATCCATCAACCGCTAAAACAAACCGTGAGATGTTCTTACACGCTATAAATAATGTTGACTTCGATTTCTATTTCAGTATAAATAACATTCCTTATATAAAATGAGAATACGGTAACGATATTACAATTGGTGGAAGACCTCCTTCAGATGCAGAAAATGTTGTTGTCCAACATCAAATTAATTTAAACAAGAAAAGATTTTTATCAAGTGATTCTAAGTGACGTAGATACTCACCTCAAATGATTGCAGATAGCGATTACTTTGGTTGAACTCAAACAGATATAACCAGCGAAGTAACTAGCAGAGTAACTCTACCTTCAACTGATGGAATTAAAATTTCTAAATATGTTGCTAACAGTGATAACGCTGTAGCAACTGATAAAACTACTCCAAGATACGCGCTAACATTAGACGCTTCTAACACAAGAGGATATTCTGATGTTATTAGAAATCTTCAAACGCTTAACGCTGCTGGATATAAAATTGAAGTATTTAATGTTAAAAGAATAGGTCATCAAAAAAACCAAGATTTTTCTGCGGTATTTCGGGCAATGCCAGATACTATTAAGCTTTTAAATTTATTCTTTGATGATACCAATACCGATTCATTAGTTGGACTTAAAGGTAAAAGAATTGAATCGCTAGGACTATGAACTACTAAAAACCAACTTGATGAAAATTGAGGAATTGATCCATTTCTTTTAAAAGATGTTGAAGAGATCGAATTCGATTATCAAAACTCACAAAGCGGAGATTATCCTAGAGGTGCAGAAATTGCCGGATCTATTATTTTTAGTCGGCTAAGATTTGACAAAAGCGATACTTTACCTGAAATTCAAAAAGGTCTTGACGTTGCTTTAATTGAAAAAGCAGATCAAAGAGCATTCCAAGGATATTTTGGTGCCGGTTCATGACCGTCAGAACTTGACTTTACCAACCATCCAAATATCAAAACTCTTCAAGGACTTAAATTTGGCCCAAAAAATGACTTAGTTTTTAAAAAGCTTTATTTATATAACAATAGCTTTAATTTTAACTTAACTGCTGATCAATTAAGCAAATCTGGATTCCATCATTTACTTTTTAGAACCGAACCATCAAAACACGCTGAAATTCACTTTAGCAACGAAACTAGAGTTAATCAATATCAACTTTATATTTCAGGTGATGCATCTCAAATGACTGGAAAGTGAATTCCAGAATTTCAAGGTCTTTTATACGCAGGTCAAAAAACATTTATCAAAACCATTTACGTAGATAACCAAGAAATGGTTAATAGACTAAACGACAGCCGCGTTCCTAGTTTATATGGCTTTTCAGTTGTAGTTAAACCTGCTGGTTATACCGGAAATGAAAGCTCTGCAGATTTAGATTTTTCAAGTTAA
- the rpmB gene encoding 50S ribosomal protein L28: MSRVDWFRGVGPMSGNTRSHAMNASRRKFNVNLQKVRVDFGSGKRTLRISAKTLKTWRKKGLI; this comes from the coding sequence ATGTCAAGAGTAGATTGATTTAGAGGTGTTGGTCCTATGTCAGGAAACACACGTTCACACGCAATGAACGCTTCAAGAAGAAAATTCAATGTTAATCTTCAAAAAGTAAGAGTTGACTTTGGAAGTGGTAAAAGAACTTTAAGAATTAGCGCCAAAACACTTAAAACTTGAAGAAAAAAAGGTCTAATTTAA
- a CDS encoding MAG6790 family protein, whose translation MYRYKAKLASTNEVIAQSNTIEDLEHNIVTFRRLQKYAVHTRANDKIQIYHIEQNHKIGKRASKEVLIKVV comes from the coding sequence ATGTATAGATATAAAGCAAAATTAGCATCAACTAATGAGGTTATTGCGCAATCTAACACAATCGAAGATTTAGAGCATAACATTGTTACATTTAGACGTCTGCAAAAGTATGCCGTTCACACTCGTGCAAATGATAAAATTCAAATTTATCATATTGAACAAAATCATAAAATCGGAAAAAGAGCTTCAAAAGAAGTACTTATAAAAGTGGTCTAA
- a CDS encoding DUF402 domain-containing protein, translating to MAAIINKPSWNQAKVNSKVTIQAYKYDGSLYRKWKNASIILNNSRHIVFYLKNTKVYNEGKTSYSWLYRHDAIWFMPKDSFYNCIISFDDTGLLYYINAASKPYFEENVLKFIDFDLDIKHSSKKHLQIVDRMEFKTNFKKMKYPEKLKDIIYKEIHNIFLNYNEYKYFFSGRVLNYYVELLKKQGYISEFQAKRLRQIIKNDFVSEEDQYLKNL from the coding sequence ATGGCAGCTATAATTAACAAACCTTCTTGAAACCAAGCTAAAGTTAATTCCAAAGTTACTATTCAGGCTTACAAATACGATGGATCTTTATATAGAAAGTGAAAAAACGCCTCTATTATTTTAAATAATAGTCGCCACATTGTTTTTTATCTTAAAAACACTAAAGTTTATAACGAAGGTAAAACTTCATATAGCTGGCTGTATCGCCATGATGCAATTTGATTTATGCCCAAAGATTCCTTTTATAATTGCATTATTTCTTTTGATGATACCGGGCTGCTATATTATATAAACGCAGCATCAAAGCCATACTTTGAAGAAAACGTATTAAAATTCATTGACTTTGATTTAGACATAAAGCATTCTTCTAAAAAGCATCTTCAAATTGTAGATAGAATGGAATTTAAAACAAATTTCAAAAAAATGAAATACCCAGAAAAGCTTAAAGACATAATTTATAAAGAAATTCATAATATCTTTTTAAATTACAACGAGTATAAATATTTCTTTAGCGGAAGAGTTTTAAATTACTACGTAGAGCTGCTTAAAAAACAAGGCTATATTTCCGAATTTCAAGCCAAAAGGCTTCGCCAAATAATTAAAAATGACTTTGTCTCTGAAGAAGATCAATATCTGAAAAATTTGTAA
- a CDS encoding phosphopantetheine-binding protein produces the protein MNVQETVFAHLRKLTKKEFHLDSLLSDLKLDSLDIAELIIEAEKKFKIEISDEMLQNLKKVSDIVNLITDLVEAE, from the coding sequence ATGAATGTTCAAGAAACAGTATTTGCTCATTTAAGAAAATTAACAAAAAAAGAATTTCATTTAGATTCTTTACTTAGCGATTTAAAACTTGATTCACTAGATATTGCTGAATTAATAATTGAAGCTGAAAAGAAATTTAAAATAGAAATTTCTGATGAAATGTTGCAAAATTTAAAAAAGGTTAGCGACATTGTAAATCTAATTACAGATTTAGTAGAAGCTGAATAA
- a CDS encoding ComEC/Rec2 family competence protein, whose translation MQNFYLYENKEIANLNLKVISKNNNYLIAKDLFFNKYLLKTKENLNLYQSFQVSGVLEKIESNYSQYYLSENVKFQILNLKINEWKSYDLRYFFFNYLSQKHVYKNYVIPIIFGYSAEDKNDLFKNLNDIGVIHLVVISGFHFSLIYLSIAKITKKIDNSKIIAFSLIFIYFLFVKKSPSVYRSILMIFFGFVFEKFQKFKKWNNNYLKIYSAFLFVILINKYYVLKLGFWFSFVVVIFIYLINDFLKSFILSDIWKKVITFFLIWIISQILIIIFNKNNSLLSMLSLIIMAPVIEVLIISSLILMPFKFLLNYLYLGFEEIVNLISKVSVLAKIEFIYQSEILWTLLLFLIFIFGKKVKYC comes from the coding sequence GTGCAAAATTTTTACTTATATGAAAACAAAGAAATTGCTAATTTAAACTTAAAAGTTATTTCTAAAAACAATAATTATTTAATTGCAAAAGATTTGTTTTTTAATAAATACCTTTTAAAAACTAAAGAAAATTTAAATTTATATCAAAGTTTTCAGGTTAGTGGTGTTCTTGAAAAAATAGAAAGCAATTATTCACAATATTATTTATCTGAAAATGTTAAATTTCAAATTTTAAATTTAAAAATTAATGAATGAAAAAGTTATGATCTGCGGTATTTTTTCTTTAACTATTTAAGCCAGAAACATGTTTATAAAAATTATGTCATACCTATTATTTTCGGTTATTCTGCTGAAGATAAAAATGATTTATTTAAAAACTTAAATGACATTGGCGTTATTCATTTAGTTGTGATTAGTGGTTTTCATTTTTCTTTAATTTATTTATCAATTGCAAAAATTACAAAGAAAATTGATAATTCAAAAATAATTGCCTTTAGTTTAATTTTTATTTATTTTTTATTTGTTAAAAAATCACCTTCAGTTTATAGAAGTATACTAATGATATTTTTTGGTTTTGTTTTTGAAAAGTTTCAAAAATTTAAAAAATGAAATAACAATTATTTAAAAATTTATTCAGCTTTTTTATTTGTCATTTTAATTAATAAATATTATGTTTTAAAACTTGGTTTTTGATTTTCATTTGTAGTTGTAATTTTTATTTATTTAATAAATGATTTTTTAAAAAGTTTTATTTTAAGTGATATTTGAAAGAAAGTTATAACGTTTTTTCTAATTTGAATAATTAGTCAAATTTTAATTATTATTTTTAATAAAAACAATTCGCTTTTATCAATGCTTTCATTAATTATTATGGCGCCAGTAATTGAAGTTTTAATAATTTCTAGTTTAATCCTGATGCCATTCAAATTCCTATTAAACTATTTGTATTTAGGATTTGAAGAAATTGTTAATTTAATTTCAAAAGTTAGCGTTTTAGCAAAAATAGAATTTATATATCAAAGTGAAATATTATGAACATTGCTTTTATTTTTAATATTTATTTTTGGTAAAAAAGTTAAATATTGTTAA
- a CDS encoding MG284/MPN403 family protein yields the protein MKNATKSDENKKLRTECNAFVKQVFLTYEAWNNQLRKQLLNLKFKESYLKDKNLSQEVHKLEIKIKASGSMIQSILSVMKPENSWIIEKCFLDKNTRNNSLWYKDYFSKSTFYKRKNLAVKEFAQIYFDF from the coding sequence ATGAAAAACGCAACCAAAAGCGATGAAAACAAAAAATTAAGAACTGAATGTAATGCATTTGTAAAACAAGTTTTTTTAACATATGAAGCTTGAAATAATCAACTTAGAAAGCAACTTCTAAATTTAAAGTTTAAAGAAAGCTATTTAAAAGATAAAAACTTATCACAAGAAGTTCATAAACTTGAGATCAAAATTAAAGCTTCTGGTAGCATGATACAGTCAATATTAAGTGTTATGAAACCTGAAAATTCTTGAATAATAGAAAAATGCTTTTTAGATAAAAATACAAGAAACAATTCTCTTTGATACAAAGATTATTTTTCAAAAAGCACATTCTATAAAAGAAAAAATTTAGCAGTCAAGGAATTCGCTCAAATATACTTTGATTTTTAA
- a CDS encoding putative immunoglobulin-blocking virulence protein — protein MIKVKKNKIILLFGIASAALVSTAAISATVVKINSSYLSNQNAFAFNRSRSLELIDRGRAESRFNSNTDNNLEVPQPKKDDPIKPTIVVNPPIVEEKPPVILKPEPPKEEPIVVVAPPVQTPPQSNSSYDGSIIDIQTITSTVSEKSDWNKPTGQRLSVALQQQAREAIGKAQKAFNDVFSKLKPNADGTVEFTDDQKEELAKSLGVPADKKEWFFKMFLKNFEEGNQITDMYGMLSRDQSTAKTNREMFLHAINNVDFDFYFSINNIPYIKWEYGNDITIGGRPPSDAENVVVQHQINLNKKRFLSSDSKWRRYSPQMIADNDYFGWKQEDITSTAAQAIGISDTSGIKISKYTPEQDNATVTDKSTVRYALTLDASNPNAYAAVIRNLNLMNQHNYKVEVFNVKHLGVDKSQNFAAVFRAMPDTIKLLNLFFDDTNTDALSGLKDKKIESLGLWTTKNQLDENWGIDPYVLKNVENIEYDYQNSQSGDYPRGAEIAGSIIFRKLRFHKEDTIPQIQEGLKIALIDKSDLRAFQGYWGSGSWPSELDFSNIVAVKSLKGFTFGPANDLVFKKLTLFNDTFNYVLSASDLGDSGFRHMLFKDTKPSEINFSNQGSTFNSYQIYIPGNTSDLKSNWVPQLQGLLYGGGRTFKKTIYVDNQEMAQRLSKSGVPGLYGFSVQVKPNGYDPNKNEASLDFSS, from the coding sequence ATGATCAAAGTTAAAAAAAATAAAATTATCCTTCTATTCGGGATTGCTTCAGCGGCATTAGTATCCACTGCTGCTATATCAGCAACGGTGGTAAAAATTAATTCAAGTTACCTATCTAATCAAAACGCTTTTGCCTTTAATCGTAGCAGAAGCCTTGAATTAATTGACCGTGGCAGAGCAGAGTCAAGATTTAATTCAAATACTGATAATAATTTAGAGGTTCCACAACCAAAAAAAGATGATCCAATCAAACCTACTATTGTTGTAAATCCACCAATTGTTGAAGAAAAACCACCAGTAATTTTAAAACCCGAACCACCTAAAGAAGAGCCAATAGTAGTAGTTGCTCCTCCTGTGCAAACTCCTCCTCAAAGCAATTCAAGCTACGATGGAAGCATTATTGATATTCAAACAATAACCAGCACAGTTAGCGAAAAAAGTGATTGAAATAAACCAACCGGTCAAAGGCTAAGCGTCGCTCTTCAACAGCAAGCTCGTGAAGCTATTGGAAAAGCTCAAAAAGCATTTAACGATGTTTTCTCTAAATTAAAACCAAATGCAGATGGTACCGTTGAATTTACAGATGACCAAAAAGAAGAACTTGCAAAATCACTAGGAGTTCCAGCCGACAAAAAAGAATGATTCTTTAAAATGTTTCTAAAAAACTTTGAAGAAGGAAATCAAATTACAGATATGTATGGCATGCTTAGTAGAGATCAATCAACCGCTAAAACAAACCGTGAGATGTTCTTACACGCTATAAATAATGTTGACTTCGATTTCTATTTCAGTATAAATAACATTCCTTATATAAAATGAGAATACGGTAACGATATTACAATTGGTGGAAGACCTCCTTCAGATGCAGAAAATGTTGTTGTCCAACATCAAATTAATTTAAACAAGAAAAGATTTTTATCAAGTGATTCTAAGTGACGTAGATACTCACCTCAAATGATTGCAGATAACGATTACTTTGGTTGAAAACAAGAAGATATCACTTCTACAGCCGCGCAAGCTATTGGAATTAGTGATACTTCTGGAATTAAAATTTCTAAATATACTCCAGAACAAGATAACGCAACAGTTACTGATAAATCAACCGTTCGTTATGCGCTAACTCTAGATGCATCAAATCCTAATGCATATGCTGCCGTTATTAGAAATTTAAACTTAATGAATCAGCACAACTATAAAGTTGAAGTATTTAACGTTAAACATTTAGGTGTTGATAAATCACAAAACTTTGCAGCAGTCTTTAGAGCAATGCCAGATACTATTAAGCTATTAAACTTATTCTTTGATGATACTAATACTGACGCGTTATCAGGACTTAAAGATAAAAAAATTGAATCTCTTGGTCTATGAACTACTAAAAACCAACTTGATGAAAACTGAGGAATTGATCCTTATGTTCTAAAAAATGTTGAAAACATCGAATATGATTATCAAAACTCACAAAGTGGAGATTATCCTAGAGGCGCAGAAATAGCCGGTTCAATAATTTTTAGAAAACTTCGTTTCCACAAAGAAGATACTATTCCACAAATACAAGAAGGTCTTAAAATCGCTTTAATTGATAAATCAGATTTAAGAGCTTTCCAGGGATATTGAGGATCAGGATCATGACCATCTGAACTTGACTTTTCAAATATAGTAGCGGTTAAAAGTCTTAAAGGCTTTACATTTGGACCAGCAAATGATTTAGTGTTTAAAAAACTTACTTTATTTAACGACACCTTTAATTACGTGCTAAGCGCTAGCGATTTAGGTGACTCAGGCTTTAGACATATGCTCTTTAAAGACACTAAGCCTAGTGAAATTAATTTCAGCAACCAAGGATCTACATTTAATTCATATCAAATATATATCCCAGGAAATACTAGCGATTTAAAATCTAATTGAGTTCCTCAACTTCAAGGACTATTATATGGAGGTGGAAGAACCTTTAAGAAAACCATTTACGTGGATAACCAAGAAATGGCTCAAAGATTGTCAAAAAGCGGCGTTCCTGGTTTATATGGATTTAGCGTACAAGTAAAACCAAATGGATACGATCCAAATAAAAACGAAGCTTCATTGGACTTTTCTTCATAA
- a CDS encoding alpha/beta fold hydrolase has protein sequence MNKFVFEDLNINYQYEEKSEQNPSENLVLFLHGFGDSLKTSYSFSKEKNKNFRLAAFDFISCGASDYKQNLKLETYGKLTEFFINNILKNENNIYIVSHSLGAFSALYVNKNSKIKYTFLASPFSPWNKENLEHKKFLINHLLPENNEDKKISYFDLFYNPSNLAIVNSAKIFDKLNSDFYTKRKTAFEKMVNDQIVNFDFLSNDLYALYKDAKNYCAISGEDDKYVKIESLEELASKLNFKLYKLSKTGHAIFFDSFQKVLEIILSQIKE, from the coding sequence ATGAATAAATTTGTTTTTGAAGATTTAAATATTAATTATCAATATGAAGAAAAAAGCGAGCAAAATCCAAGTGAGAACTTGGTTTTGTTTTTACATGGTTTTGGAGATTCTTTAAAAACAAGTTATTCATTTAGCAAAGAAAAAAATAAAAACTTTCGTTTAGCTGCATTTGATTTTATATCATGTGGAGCATCAGATTATAAGCAAAATTTAAAGCTAGAAACCTACGGTAAACTTACTGAATTTTTTATTAATAATATTTTAAAAAATGAAAATAATATTTATATTGTTTCCCATTCACTTGGCGCTTTTTCAGCTTTGTATGTAAATAAAAATTCAAAAATTAAATACACATTTTTAGCTTCGCCATTTTCGCCTTGAAATAAAGAAAATTTAGAGCATAAAAAGTTTTTAATTAATCATTTACTACCTGAAAATAATGAAGACAAAAAAATAAGTTACTTTGATCTTTTTTATAATCCAAGTAACTTAGCTATTGTTAATTCAGCAAAAATTTTTGATAAATTAAATTCTGATTTTTATACAAAAAGAAAAACAGCATTTGAAAAGATGGTTAATGATCAAATTGTTAATTTTGATTTTTTATCAAATGATTTATATGCTTTATATAAAGATGCTAAAAATTATTGCGCAATATCAGGCGAAGATGATAAATACGTAAAAATTGAAAGTCTAGAAGAATTAGCAAGCAAGCTTAATTTCAAACTTTATAAACTTTCAAAAACAGGACATGCCATATTCTTTGATTCTTTTCAAAAGGTTTTAGAAATTATTTTAAGCCAAATAAAAGAATAA
- a CDS encoding lipoate--protein ligase: protein MIIFKARSQSPYETLAFEEMLANDGELKEDVLFLYQHSNAVIIGKNQNAYEEIKKDYIDEYDIKLARRLSGGGAVYQDLGNICFSFITTYNKKSGYDRFLKPIIEYLNSLGLNAEFKGRNDILCNGAKISGNAQYIKGNKIVSHGTLLFDANLTKLANALTPAKIKFESKGIKSVAKRVTNIAKELNYSITVQDFIDDLIKFFVTNYDAQYSELPVLRYKNKVQKIIERNSSRDWIYGKNPEFSVKNTKKFNGGILTVKYNVVNNIVRDIVFEGDFLSLKPLDSLTANFINLVYDKEEFDKVLSQIDLKFYFGTLEKEEILEVIFG, encoded by the coding sequence ATGATTATTTTTAAAGCAAGATCACAATCACCATATGAAACTTTAGCTTTTGAAGAAATGCTAGCCAATGATGGCGAGCTTAAAGAAGATGTTTTATTTTTATATCAACACTCTAATGCGGTAATTATTGGTAAAAACCAAAACGCATATGAAGAAATAAAAAAAGACTACATCGATGAGTATGACATTAAACTTGCAAGAAGACTATCAGGTGGTGGTGCAGTTTATCAAGACCTAGGAAATATTTGTTTTTCTTTTATTACTACTTATAATAAAAAAAGCGGATATGATCGTTTTTTAAAGCCTATCATTGAATATCTAAATTCGTTAGGGCTTAATGCTGAATTTAAAGGTAGAAATGATATTTTATGTAATGGCGCAAAAATATCAGGAAACGCTCAATATATAAAAGGAAATAAAATTGTATCTCATGGTACTCTTCTTTTTGATGCTAATTTAACAAAGCTAGCAAATGCGTTAACTCCTGCAAAAATTAAATTTGAATCAAAAGGAATTAAATCTGTTGCAAAAAGAGTTACAAACATTGCAAAAGAATTAAATTACTCAATTACAGTTCAAGATTTTATTGATGACTTAATCAAGTTTTTTGTAACAAACTATGATGCTCAATATTCAGAGCTTCCTGTTTTAAGATATAAAAATAAAGTTCAAAAAATAATTGAAAGAAATTCAAGTAGAGATTGAATATATGGCAAAAATCCAGAATTTTCAGTTAAAAACACCAAGAAATTTAACGGTGGAATTTTAACTGTTAAATATAATGTGGTTAATAATATCGTTAGAGATATTGTTTTTGAAGGTGACTTTTTAAGTTTAAAACCTCTTGATAGCTTAACTGCAAACTTTATTAATTTAGTTTATGATAAAGAAGAATTTGACAAAGTATTAAGTCAAATAGATTTAAAATTTTACTTTGGCACTTTAGAAAAAGAAGAAATTCTAGAAGTAATTTTTGGATAA
- the rpsT gene encoding 30S ribosomal protein S20, with product MANIKSKIKNISRIETARVKNAAIKSRVKKAIRKAREAILENSPKAQELVNKAHHEIGKAVSKGVMHLNKGARKSSRLDLFYNKTKAQ from the coding sequence ATGGCTAATATTAAATCTAAGATTAAAAATATTTCCAGAATTGAAACTGCACGTGTAAAAAATGCAGCTATTAAGTCTAGAGTTAAAAAAGCAATTAGAAAAGCTCGTGAAGCTATTTTAGAAAATTCGCCTAAAGCTCAAGAATTAGTAAATAAAGCTCACCATGAAATCGGTAAAGCCGTATCTAAAGGTGTAATGCATTTAAATAAAGGTGCAAGAAAAAGTTCAAGATTAGATTTGTTTTACAACAAAACAAAAGCTCAATAA
- a CDS encoding MHO_1590 family protein encodes MNKKHKFLTFLFLLILAGASGSAIYFLYQNDWKLKKDKASDSDKRFEFTSQENVFPDLDAEYFQKYIKLNSQNKEEIKQEIVLPIVSDVLSRLKSAEGKVEFDYTVKNTKNIEIYFKYKNGSNYQTKAYLVYLD; translated from the coding sequence ATGAATAAAAAACACAAATTTTTAACATTTCTTTTCTTGTTGATTTTAGCTGGGGCATCAGGATCTGCAATTTATTTTTTATATCAAAATGATTGAAAGCTTAAAAAAGATAAAGCTAGTGATTCAGACAAAAGATTTGAATTTACATCACAAGAAAATGTCTTTCCTGATTTAGATGCTGAATACTTTCAAAAATATATAAAGCTAAATTCACAAAATAAAGAAGAAATTAAACAAGAAATAGTTCTTCCAATAGTTAGCGATGTTTTATCAAGACTTAAGTCTGCAGAAGGCAAAGTTGAATTTGACTACACAGTTAAAAATACCAAAAATATTGAAATTTATTTCAAGTATAAAAATGGATCTAATTATCAAACTAAAGCCTATCTTGTTTATTTAGATTAA